Proteins from a genomic interval of Rickettsia sp. Oklahoma-10:
- a CDS encoding glycosyltransferase, whose translation MHINLPKISIVLPVYNREKLLPFAIESCLNQSFKDFELIIIDDCSKDNSVVVAKKYAEQDSRIKVIVNDTNKKLPASLNIAFKDAKGRYFTWTSDDNLFHKNALEKMVRKLDNAPDIGLVYTDYTLIDEQGRIGARLYQEAPKFLPIRDCVGACFLYRADLARQVGEYNENMQLIDDYEYWLRLGLVTKFAHIPESLYLYRVHDQSLTIEHAVEAKRAKRALKALFKDKYSIPAEIKPINDLYNWFIEDRNLNSYFRLFKIIICNPIITLSYIIKNLKRIR comes from the coding sequence ATGCATATTAATCTTCCAAAAATCTCAATAGTTCTTCCGGTCTACAATAGAGAGAAACTATTGCCTTTTGCTATTGAAAGCTGCCTTAATCAAAGTTTTAAAGATTTTGAGCTTATTATTATTGATGATTGCTCGAAAGATAATAGTGTTGTTGTGGCTAAGAAATATGCAGAGCAAGATTCACGTATTAAAGTAATAGTAAATGATACTAATAAAAAATTGCCAGCGAGTCTTAATATTGCTTTTAAAGATGCTAAGGGGAGGTATTTTACTTGGACTTCCGATGATAATCTTTTTCATAAAAATGCTTTAGAGAAAATGGTTAGGAAACTTGATAATGCGCCTGATATAGGGCTTGTATATACTGATTATACTTTAATCGATGAGCAGGGTAGGATAGGTGCACGACTCTATCAAGAAGCCCCTAAATTTTTACCGATTAGAGATTGTGTAGGTGCATGTTTCTTGTATAGAGCTGATTTAGCAAGGCAAGTAGGTGAATATAATGAAAATATGCAATTAATTGACGATTATGAATATTGGCTTCGTCTTGGGCTTGTTACAAAATTTGCTCATATACCAGAATCTTTATATTTGTATAGAGTTCATGATCAAAGCTTAACAATAGAGCATGCAGTAGAAGCAAAACGGGCAAAAAGAGCTTTAAAAGCATTATTTAAAGATAAGTATAGTATTCCTGCTGAGATTAAGCCTATAAATGATTTATATAATTGGTTTATTGAAGATAGAAATTTAAACTCTTATTTTAGGTTATTTAAAATAATTATTTGTAACCCTATAATTACTCTTTCTTATATTATTAAAAACCTCAAAAGAATTAGGTAA
- the pcrA gene encoding DNA helicase PcrA, which yields MQNQDFLNILNPQQQKAVLHTEGPLLLLAGAGTGKTKVLTSRIANIIHQNLASPQNILAVTFTNKAAKEMAERVHSLINCYDLNIGTFHSMAARILREHIEHLNLGLNNRFTIISQDDQLKLVKDIIKLKDIDTKKYAPKLIHIIISRWKDQGLLPSKLSASDTNLPVQRVAKLVYQEYQQNLLISNALDFGDLLLYNNELFIQNRDILKYYQDKYQYILIDEYQDTNIVQYLWARMLASLYKNICCVGDDDQSIYGWRGAEVGNILRFEKDFLGATIIKLEQNYRSTLPILTAASNVINNNKNRHSKTLWTDRENGEKIKIISCWSDKEEARYIAGEIDRLVRANQYNAGNIAILVRAGFQTRSFEEAFINSAMPYKIIGGLRFYERMEIRDVLAYIRISLNQNDNLALERIINVPKRAIGATTLSKIKAYAIEQSIPNFVAIKEMLEKDKIKAKAYETLKDFVTKIDNWHKRFNNDIPINVAKTILDDSGYLEMLKEEKTEEAFGRIENINEMLRAIAEFNDIHDFIEHASLVMENESLETHYGGSVTIMTLHAAKGLEFDVVFLPGWEEGVFPSQKSLDEDGEKGLEEERRIAYVGITRAKQDLYITHAESRKIFYEIVRSYPSRFITEIPDEVTIRTSSMKKYNSFYKL from the coding sequence ATGCAAAACCAAGATTTTCTAAATATATTAAATCCACAACAGCAAAAAGCAGTTCTTCACACTGAAGGACCACTTTTATTGCTTGCAGGTGCAGGGACAGGTAAAACAAAGGTACTTACCTCAAGAATAGCTAATATTATTCATCAAAATTTAGCCTCGCCTCAAAATATTTTAGCTGTTACTTTTACTAATAAAGCAGCTAAAGAGATGGCTGAAAGGGTACATAGTTTAATTAATTGCTACGATCTTAATATCGGTACTTTCCACTCAATGGCAGCGAGGATATTACGGGAACATATAGAGCATTTAAATCTTGGATTAAATAATAGATTTACTATTATTAGTCAAGATGATCAATTAAAACTAGTTAAAGATATAATAAAGCTAAAAGATATTGATACTAAAAAATATGCTCCTAAATTAATACATATAATAATTTCTAGATGGAAAGATCAAGGATTATTACCAAGTAAATTATCGGCCTCAGATACTAATCTACCAGTGCAACGAGTAGCAAAACTTGTTTATCAAGAATATCAACAGAATCTTCTGATCTCTAATGCATTGGATTTTGGAGATTTGTTACTTTATAATAATGAGTTGTTTATTCAAAATCGTGATATATTAAAATATTATCAAGATAAATATCAGTATATTTTGATAGATGAGTATCAAGATACAAATATTGTGCAGTATTTATGGGCAAGAATGCTCGCAAGTTTATATAAAAATATCTGTTGTGTAGGAGATGATGATCAGTCTATTTACGGCTGGCGGGGAGCAGAAGTTGGTAATATATTACGTTTTGAAAAAGATTTTTTAGGTGCAACAATTATTAAATTAGAGCAAAATTATAGATCAACTCTACCAATACTTACTGCCGCTTCCAATGTGATCAATAATAATAAAAATCGTCACAGTAAAACATTATGGACAGATAGGGAAAACGGTGAAAAGATAAAAATCATCTCTTGTTGGAGTGATAAAGAAGAGGCAAGATATATAGCCGGCGAAATAGATAGGTTAGTAAGGGCAAACCAATATAATGCAGGTAATATCGCTATATTAGTACGGGCAGGTTTTCAAACTAGAAGTTTTGAGGAAGCTTTTATCAATAGTGCTATGCCTTATAAAATTATAGGGGGCTTACGATTCTATGAACGAATGGAAATTAGAGATGTTCTTGCTTATATCCGTATATCTTTAAATCAAAATGATAATTTAGCACTTGAACGTATTATAAATGTACCCAAAAGGGCAATAGGTGCAACTACTTTGAGTAAAATTAAAGCATATGCTATTGAGCAGAGTATTCCTAATTTTGTAGCTATTAAGGAAATGCTAGAAAAAGATAAAATCAAAGCAAAAGCATATGAAACTCTAAAAGATTTTGTTACTAAAATCGATAATTGGCATAAAAGATTTAATAACGATATCCCGATAAATGTGGCTAAAACAATACTTGATGATTCCGGTTATCTTGAAATGCTTAAGGAGGAGAAAACTGAAGAGGCATTCGGTAGAATCGAGAATATTAATGAAATGCTTAGAGCTATTGCCGAGTTTAATGATATTCATGATTTTATTGAACATGCAAGCTTAGTTATGGAAAATGAGAGTTTAGAAACTCATTACGGCGGTTCCGTAACTATAATGACCCTGCACGCTGCTAAAGGTCTTGAGTTTGACGTAGTGTTTTTACCTGGTTGGGAAGAGGGGGTATTCCCGTCTCAGAAATCCCTAGATGAAGATGGCGAAAAAGGTTTAGAAGAAGAACGTCGTATTGCTTATGTTGGCATTACTAGAGCTAAACAAGACCTATACATTACCCATGCAGAAAGCCGTAAAATATTTTATGAAATAGTCCGCTCTTATCCCTCAAGATTCATAACCGAAATTCCTGACGAAGTTACAATTAGGACCTCTTCTATGAAAAAATATAATTCTTTTTATAAGCTTTAA